GTCCCGGTCATTCCCGAACTCCTTCGGGCCAAGGTCAGCGTCTTCACCGAGTTGTACCGGTCGACGCGCGAAGCGGAGCGGCTCAACCGCGAACTCGAACAGCGCGTCGCCGAGCGGACCGCCGAACTGGAAGCGTCGTCCCTCAAGCTCGCCGAGCTTGCCGACAAGCTGCGCGAGGCGGACCGCCGCAAGGACGAGTTCCTGGCGCTGCTCGCGCACGAGCTGCGGAATCCGCTGGCACCGGTCCGCAACGCCGTGAGCATCATGCATCTCAAGGGCTCACTCGATCCCGATCTTCAGTGGTGTCGCGACGTGATCGAGCGGCAGGCAAACCAGCTGACGCGCCTGGTCGACGATCTCCTCGATGTGTCGCGGATCACGCAGGGGAAGATCAAGCTGCGGCTCGAACCGGTCGACCTTGCCGACGTGGTCCGAGCGGCCGTGGAGATGAGCCGGCCGGTGATCGACGCGCAGCATCACACGCTCTCGGTGGCGCTTCCGGAGCATCCGGTCCTGGTCAACGGTGATCAGGCGCGGCTGACACAGGTGATTGCCAACCTCCTCAACAACGCCGCGAAGTATCAGGCCGACGGGGGACGCATCGACCTGGTGGTCAACGCCGAGCCGGGGCTCGCGGTGATCTCGGTGAAGGACCGGGGGATCGGGATCGCGCCGGCGGTGCAGACGCAGATCTTCGAGCTGTTCGCTCAGGGCGAACGCCCGGCAGACCGCCAGCAGGGCGGACTTGGTGTCGGCCTCTCGCTGGTCAAGACGTTGGTGGAGATGCATGGCGGGAGCGTACGTGCGGCGAGCCGCGGCCTCGGACGCGGCAGCGAGTTCACCATCGCGCTGCCGCGGCTCGCAGAAGCCGCCGAGCGACCGGGGCGCGAGAGTGCCGGGGCGCCGGAAGCGGCGGGGCAGCACCACATTCTTGTCGTCGATGACAATCGTGACGCGGCAGATTCGCTCGCCATGCTGCTGCGACTCGACGGGCACCAGGTCACCGTGGCACACGACGGACACCGGGCGCTTGAGCTCGCGCGGCAGGAGCGTCCGGCGATCGTCCTGCTCGACATCGGACTCCCGGGAATGGATGGGTACGAGGTCTGCCGGCAGGTGCGGCAGGAACAGCTTGGTGTCGGGTTGATCGTCGCGATGACCGGCTACGGCCAGGAACGGGACAAGCAGCGGGCGCGCGACGCCGGTTTTGATGCGCACACCGTCAAGCCGGTCGACGTCTCCGAACTCAAGCGCCTGCTGGGCGGCGCGCCAGGCGGATTGCAGCGCGCCTGACCCCGGAGTCGGTTATGTTGGGCGTTCCTCTCCTCACCCATCGGGGATCGCCCACTCGGTGACCGCGTTCGAGCTCAGCGGATTGATTCTTGGCGGGGCCTTCCTCGCCGGCCTTCTCGGTTCGTTGACCGGTCTCGGCGGCGGCATGGTGATCGTTCCGCTGCTCACCATCGGATTCGGCGTCGACCTCCACTACGCCATCGGCGCGTCGCTCATCAGTGTCATCGCCACCTCTTCCGGCGCAGCTGCGGCCTACGTCAAGGAGGGGTACACCAACATCCGACTCGGCATGCTCCTCGAAATCGCCACCACGACCGGCGCGCTGGGCGGAGCATTCCTCGCCGGGGTGATTTCCACGTCGGTGATCGCCTACCTCTTCGCCGGGATGCTGGTCTTTTCGGCCTATCTCTCGGCGCGCCCGCGAGTCGAGCACATCAGCGTGGAGCGATCGGATCCCTGGGCCGAACCGTTGCGATTGACGTCGACCTACCCGACAGCATCCGGGCTGCAGCAATACGGTGTCACGCACGTGCCGGTCGGTTTCGGGCTGATGTTCATCGCCGGGATTCTCTCGGGTCTCCTCGGCATCGGATCGGGAGCGCTCAAGGTGCTCGCGATGGACAACGCGATGCGCTTGCCGTTCAAGGTGTCGACCACGACGAGCAATTTCATGATCGGTGTCACCGCGGCGGCGAGCGCCGGGGTCTATCTCCGCCGCGGGTACGTCGATCCCGCGCTCTCCTTTCCCGTGATGCTCGGCGTCCTCGCCGGTGCACTCCTCGGCGCACGGCTGTTGAGCCACATCCACACCCGGCGGTTGCGGCAGATTTTTGCGGTCGTCATTCTCGCCCTTGCCATCGAGATGGTGTACAAGGCCTCGAGCGGGAGGATCTGACGATGCGACGCTTGTCAGACGATGAGGTCGAACAGGCGGTCGGCAACCTGCTGCGGGGCGGCGTCGTCGTCGCGGCGGTCGTGACGATCGCCGGCGCGGCGGCATACCTCACCCGGCACGGTCGCGACGTGGTGGATTACACAGCGTTCCGAGGCCCCGTGGACGGACTGAATTCCGTCGGAGGGATCGTCGGGCACGCACTGGCTGGGGAGACGACCGCGATCATTCAACTGGGGTTGCTGCTGCTGATCGCGACCCCGGTCGCACGGGTGGCACTTTCGCTGATCGGCTTCATCCGGCAATCGGACCGCACCTACGTCGCCCTGACGGCGGTCGTCCTGGCGATTCTGGCGTTTTCGCTCGCCGGCGGCCGGTTCTAACACCGGTCCGTGTCACCCGCTGCCCCCGGTCGGACCGGACAGGTAGCTTTCAGTATCGCCTCACCACTCTACATCGGAGTTCCTGATGCGCTCGATCACTCGAGCAGCCGCGCTGCTGCTGTCATGCGTGTTTGCGAATCGGCTCGCCGCCCAGTCGCCCGACGCGGCTCCAGCGAAGCCTGCGGCGAAGACGTCGGGACGGTTCATCACGCCGGCCGACCTGAAGAGCTGGAACGCAATCCGCCAGAACGTCCTCTCGAATGACGGCAAGTGGTTTGCCTACGAAGTCGGGCCAGCCGACGGGAACGCCACGATCGTGGTCAAGCGGACGGCGGATTCGACCCACGACGACGTGCGGCGCGTGACCGGGAGCGGCGGCGGGTCGATTGCCATCTCCGGCGATTCGCACTGGCTCGGCTTCATTGCGGCGCCACCGAAGGCTGCTGTCACGGGCGGCGGCCGGCAGGGGCGCGGCCGTGGTGGAGTTCCTGCTGCGGGAGGAGCCGCCACGGATTCGACCGGGCCGACAAAACTCGTCCTGGTGAATCTCACCACCGGCGTCTCGAAGGAGTTCGACCGGATCCGGCGTTTTTCGTTCAATGCCGAAGATGCGTCGTGGATGGTGATGCAGGACGCGGCTGCGGGCGGTGGCGGTGGCGGCCGCGGTACCATCGCGGGGGGGCGTGGTGCTGGGGCGCCTGCGGGTGCCGAAGGGCAGGCAGGTGGCAACAGCGACCTGCTCCTCTACAACCTCACCACTGGCGAAACGTTCAACATGGGGCCGGTCGGTGAGTACGCTTTCGATCGCGACGGCACCTGGCTCGCCTACACGATGTCGACGCCCGATCGTGTCGGCAACGGCGTGCAGCTGCGGAACATGAAGAGCGGCGTCTCCAAGTCGCTCGAAAGCGCGCCGCTCATCTACTCGCATCTCGCCTGGGTCGATTCGTCCGCAGGGCTGAGCGTGATGCGCGGCAAGCTCGACTCGCTGACGCGTGACACCGTCTTTTCGATCGAGGCGTTCACCGGGTTCGGCGCCGAGGGCCCGTCACGGCAGATCGTCTTCGATCCGGCGGGGCGGAAGGACTTCCCGACCGGCTGGAAGCTCGCCTCCGAGCGCGCGCCGCGATACGCGACCGGCCTCGGCACCGTCTTCTTTGGTGTGCGGGAAGCACCGAAGATTCCTCGTGGTGCAGCGACAGGCGGGCGCGGAGGCGAGACTGCGACCGGCGCACCGGGAGCCGGCGGTGCAGGCGCGATCGCACCGGGAGCGCGCGGTGCCGCGGCCGCGGCAGGGAACGATTCGATTCCATCGCTGATCCTCTGGCACTACAAGGATCCGCGCCTCCAGTCGCAGCAGATCGTGCAGGAGCAGCAGGATCGCGCCTTCAACTATCTCGCCGAGTATCGCGTGGCGGACAACCGCTTCGTCCAGCTCGCGGACGACTCGATTCGCTCGGTGACGGTGACCAACGGCGACCGGTTCGCGTACGGCGTCAACACGGCACCATACGAGGAACGCGCCAGTTACACCGGCCGTACTTTCGAGGATGTCTACACCGTCGACCTCGCAACCGGCACCCGCAAGCTGGTCCAGCGGAAGAAGCCGACTGGTCAGATGACGGGATCGCCTGACGGACAGCGGCTCCTCTACTGGGGTCGGGATGCCAACTGGTGGGTGCTCGACTTGTCGACCCTCGACAGCACGGTGATCACCCGCGGCGTGCCGACGTCGTTCGTCAACAGCGATGACGATCACAACAACCTCACGCCGCCGGCTGCGCGCTCATTCGGCTGGAGCAACGACGGGAAGTACGTGCTCCTCTCGGACAACTGGGATGTCTGGAAGGTCGCGACCCACCCCGGGACGCCCGCGGTGAATCTCACCGGCAACGGAAAGCACGATCAGATCCGGTATCAGACGGTTTACCGCTTCGACCCGACGCGCCCGGCCGGCGCTCCGGCGTCTGCACGTGCCGGCCGCGGCGCGAACCCGGCAGATGGGATCGACCTCTCCCGGCCGCTCTACCTCGCGACGTACGGCGAATGGACCAAGAAGGAGGGGCTCTCACGCGTCGATCCTGATGCGGCGGGCGCGAAATCCCTCTTCTTCGATGACGCCAAGGTCGCGATCACCAAGGCGCGCGACGCCGACACCTACCTCTATACCCGGCAGACGTTTGCCCAGTATCCCGACTGGCACGTCTTCGGTCCGAATTTCACCGCAGGCTATCCGCTGACCGACGCCAATCCGCAGATGAAGGAGCTGGCGTGGTCGAGCGGAACGCGACTGGTGAACTACGTCAGCGCCAAGGGCGACAAGCTGCAGGGGGCGCTCTATCTCCCGGCGAACTATCAGCCGGGGAAGCAGTATCCGATGGTGGTCACGATTTACGAGAAGCGGTCGCAGGGGAAGAATGTCTTTGTGTCGCCGAGCGACACGCGGGCACCCGATCCGTCGCTGTACACCGATCGCGGCTATGTCGTCTTCGATCCGGACATTGTCTACAAGGTGAACGATCCAGGGATGTCGGCAGTGTGGTGCGTCGTGCCCGCGGTCAAGGCGGCGATCGCCACCGGGATCGTCGATCCGAAGCACGTCGGCCTCTGGGGGCATTCGTGGGGCGGCTACCAGACGGCGTTCCTGGTGACCCAGACCGACATCTTCGCGGCGGCGGTTGCCGGCGCACCGCTCACCAACATGGTCAGCATGTATGCGTCGATCTACTGGAACACCGGCGGATCCGACGCCGCGATCTTCGAATCGAGCCAGGGGCGATTCCGGGGGAATTTCCTGGAGAACTACGACGCGTACATTCGCAATTCGCCGGTCTTTCATGCAGACAAGGTCCATACGCCGCTGATGATCCTGCAGAACGATCGCGACGGGGCGGTCGATTTCAATCAGGGAGTGACCTACTACAACACCCTGCGGCAGCTTGGGAAGGAAGTCGTCTTCCTGGAATACGTCGGGGAGAACCACGGGCTGGCGAAGCCGGTCAACCAGCGCGACTACGCCGTCCGGATGGCGGAATTCTTCGATCACTATCTCAAGGGCGATCCGGCGCCTGACTGGCTCAAGAACGGTATCCCGCGGCTCAAGATGGAAGAGCACCTTCTTGCGAGGAAGGACTCATTGGCCAAGCTCCTCGACCCGCCGCCGGCGGTGACGGCAGCGACGGCACCGGGGGGACGCAGGTAGCCGCCTGAAACGCGGCGGTGATTGGCACATGTCGTGCGCGGAAAAGCGCCTATTTCACTCTCTTCGGGAGGCTCCATGAAGGTTCGCAGCTTGTGGTTGGCCGTTCTGCTCGCGTCACCTGCAGTCGCTGCCGCGCAGGGCGGGAGCCACGGCTCCGACGCCTACCTTGGCGTCCGGTTCGGCACCTTGGGTATTGGCGGGGAACTGTCCAAGCTCCTCACCAGTCACATCGGCGCACGCGTCGGCCTGAATTTCTTCAGCGCCAGCACGACGCAGACCGAGAAGGACATCAGCTATGACGCCTCACTGAAGCTGCAGGCGTTCACCGGTCTGATCGACCTCTACCCGGGGAATCGGGGGTCGTTCCATCTCACCGGGGGCGTCATGACGAGCCCGCTCAAGATCACGGCGACCGGCCAGGCGAACGGCAGCGATCAGTTTACGATCAATCATCACACCTATGACTCGGTTGGTGTCGGTACGCTGACCGCCACTGCAAAGTGGAAGACCCTTCCTTACGTCGGCCTCGGATTCGGCACCGCCGCCGGGAAGCACAGCGGGCTCAAGTTTGTCTTCGACTTGGGCGCCGGGATCGGCAAGCCAACCGTTCTGCTGAATGCAACAGGCAATGCTCCTGGGCTGCAGAACGACGTCCTAGCGCAGCAGGACACCACGCAGAAGAGCCTCAACAAGCTGGGCGTCTACCCGGTCCTCAATTTCGGACTGGTCTACCGCTTCTAGCCTCTAGTCGGGCGCCGATTTCAAGCGCGTCCAGGCAGTCTCGAATTCTGGTTCGCACCGGCAGCTGATCGCCGGTGCGAACGTGTTTTTGCCGGGGAAGCGATTCTCTGTCGTGGGACCGGCCTGTTGGCGGCTATCTTCCGCCACCGCAGTGACGTCGTGACCGGGAGGATATGTCGTGAGTGCGATCGCTGAGATCCCGATCGGTGCCATCAAGGAGGCGCGCCAGCGCATTTCCGGCATCGCCTATCGCACGCCGCTCCTTCCCGACCGCGATCACGCCGAACTCGTCCTCAAGCTCGAGAATCTCCAGCCGATCGGCTCCTTCAAGCTCCGCGGCGCCGCCAACGCGATGATGTCGGCGCCCCGCGAGTCACTTGCCGGGGGCGTCGTGACGGCGAGTGCCGGGAACATGGCGCAGGGGGTCGCGTGGTGCGCCCGTTCGCTCGGCGTTCCGTGTCGCGTGGTCGTTCCCGAAGGGGCCCCCGCCAACAAGATCGCCGCGATCCGCCGGCTCGGCGGCGAGGTCATCAGCGCGCCATTCGATAAATGGTGGCAGGCGATGCTCGACCACCGCTATCCCGGTGTCGACGGTGTCTTCATCCATCCGTTCGCTGACGCAGCAGTCATGGCTGGCAACGGGACGATCGGGCTCGAGATCCTCGAAGACGACCCCGACGTGGATGCGGTCCTGGTCCCGTGGGGCGGCGGCGGCCTCGCGTGCGGGATCGCGACGGCGGTCCGCGCCATCAACCCTGCCGTGAAGGTCTTCGCCGTCGAGGTCGAGGCGGCGGCCCCGCTCGCGGCGGCCTTTGCCCGAGGCGGCGCTGGCGACATCGAGCCGGTCCGGTCATTCGTCGACGGGATCGGCGGACGAAGTGTTGCGCCCGAAATGTGGCAACTCGCGCGCGAGCTTCTCGCGGGCGTCCTGATCGTGACGGCAGCCGACGTCGCCGCCGCGATCAAGGGGCTCGCCGAACGGAATCGGGTGGTGGCCGAGGGGGCGGGCGGTGCTGGAGTCGCCGCGGCACTCAAGGGAGTCCCCGGTGTGCGCCGGCCTGCCGCGATCGTGAGCGGCGGCAATATCGACCCGGAAAAGCTGGCGGTGATCCTGCGCGGCGGCGTGCCGTGAACCTGTCTACCCGAGGACACGATGGCATCTGACGAACGGTCGACGGTGGAGTTCCTCCCGCTCCCTCCCACGATGAAGCTGCCGTTTTCCGAAGCGGTGCGGGTCGGCAATCTCCTCTACCTCTCCGGCCAGATGGGAACCGACGCGACCGCCAAGCTGGTGTCGGGCGGTATCGAGGCGGAGACGCGGCAGATCCTGACCAACGTCCGCGCGGTGCTCGAGCGCCGGGGATTGGGGCTCGACGCCGTAGTGAAATGCACCGTGATGATGGCCGACATGAAGGAGTGGCCGGCGATGAACCAGGTCTATGTCGAATTCTTCAAGCCGCCGCTCCCGGCGCGGAGCGCCTTCGGTGCAAGCGGCCTGGCTCTCGGCGGCCGGGTCGAAATCGAGTGCATCGCGGTCTTCGATCGCTGAATGCGGACGCGCTATCTTTCCCGTGCTGCAGCCGAACTCACCATCGACTGGATTGGCAGATGACCACACCGACGAAGCACGTCTGGGACGACATCCCCCACGAACCCCTCTCGCCGCTCATCACCCGCAAGCTGGTCTACAACGACCGGTTGATGCTGGGCCAGGTCTTCCTGAAGACCGGCTCGATCGTTCCGGCGCACGAGCATCACAACGAACAGGCGACCTACATCCTCGAAGGATGCCTCCGTTTCTGGATCGGCGAGCATGCCGACCATCCGGGCGACGAGTACGTCGACATCCACGCCGGCGAAGTGCTGCTCATCCCCGGCGGCGTGCGGCACCGCGCCGAGGCGATCGAAGACACCCTCGACCTGGATGTATTTACCCCGCCGCGGCAGGACTGGATCGAAAAGACCGACGGATATCTGCGCGGAACGAAATAGCGTGGATTTCGGGATCAAGGGAAAAACTGCGCTGGTCTGCGGCGCGAGCCAGGGCATCGGTTTCTCGACTGCCGCGGCGCTCGCTGCGGAAGGCGCAACGGTCATCATCTGCTCGCGCAATGAAGGATCGCTGGAACGCGCGAAGAGCCGCCTGAATACCGGCGGCGCGACGATCGATGCGATTGCGGCGGACCTCAGCACCGAAGACGGCCTCAAGGGATTGGTCGACACGGTGCGCGAGCGTCATCGATCGGTGGACATCCTCGTGCCCAACACTGGCGGCCCCCCGACCGGCGCGACGCTCGACATCCCGTGGACCGCCTGGGAATCGGCGGCGACGCTGCTCCTGCGTAGCGCGGTCGAGCTCTGCCGCGCGTTCGTGCCGGGAATGCGAAGCCGGAAGTGGGGCCGCGTGATCGGCATCACGTCGCTTGCAGTGAAGCGGCCGGAACCAGCGCTGGCACTTTCCAATTCGTTGCGCGCCGCGGTCACCGGGTATTACCGCACCTTGGCCGAGGAGATCGGTGCCGACGGCGTCACCGTCAACACCGTGCTTCCCGGATTCACCGAAACCGAGCGGCTGCAGGCGCTGGCCGATGCCAATGCCAAGCGCACCGGTGCGAGCCACGACGCGATCTTCGATCAGTGGCGCGCGCAGTCTCCGCTCAAGCGTCTCGGCCGGCCCGAGGAAGTCGCAGCGATGATCGCCTTCCTCGCGTCCGATCACGCCGGATTCGTGACTGGCCAGGCGATTTGCGTCGACGGCGGCGCGGTCCGGCTGTTGTTGTAGCAGCGTCTCCCGCGTTGGCACCAGCAGTGCAGTCTCGTCCCAAGGAGTAGTGATGGCTCGGCTCACGGAAACGGAATGGATCTGGCGCGACGGCGAATTCATTCGATGGAAGGACGCGCAGGTGCACGTCCTGTCGCATTCGATGCAATTCGGTTCGTCGGTCTTCGAGGGGATTCGCTGCTACAAGACACCGCAAGGGCCGGCAATCTTCCGCCTGCAGGACCATCTGCAGCGGATGATGACGTCGTGCCGTGTCTACCGGATCGACCTGCAGTATGCCGTCGACGATCTCGTGACGGCGTGCTGCCAGGTCGTGGAGCGGAATCAGCTCGACTCATGCTACATCAGGCCGATGGTGGTGCGAGGCTACGGCGCTGCGGGGATGGTGCCGTTCGACTCGCCGGTCGAGATGTACGTTCCGTGCTGGCCGTGGGGTGCGTACCTGGGCGAAGGCGCGCTGGAGAACGGGATCGACGCGTGCGTCTCGAGCTGGCATCGGGTCGCACCCAATACGATTCCCGCCGCCGCGAAGATCGCGGGCAACTATCTCGGTGGACAGTTGATCAAGATGGAAGCGCTGGCCAACGGCTTTAGCGAAGCGATCGCCCTGGGGCCAGGCGGCATGTTGAGCGAAGGCTCCGGACAGAACGTCTTCATCGTGCACGGCGGCACGGTCTACACGCCGCCGATCGACGGGACGTTGCTGACCGGCGTCACGCGGTCAACCATCCTCACCCTCGCCAGTGAAGCCGGCATTCCGGTGCGGGAACAGCCGCTGGCGCGCGAGATGCTCTATGCCGCGGACGAAGTCTTCCTCACCGGGACGGCGTCGGAGGTGACGCCGGTGCGGAGCGTCGATCACATCGCGGTTGGATCGGGGAAGCGCGGGCCGGTCACCAAGCAGCTGCAGCGAGAATACCTCGATATCGCATCGGGAGCGCGCGAAGACCGGCACGGGTGGCTCACCAACGTGGGTGCAGAGGTGGCGGCGATCGCGAACAAGTAGTTCACGATCGCCGCCGGCGCGGCGTCAGTTCTTGACCAGCTCCACGCGGCGATTGTTCTGCCGCCCCTCGGGCGTGTCGTTCGACGCAATCGGCTTGCTCGCGCCGAACCCCGCCGACTTGAGCCGGCTCCCATCGATCTTGTAGTTGTCGACCAGGTATTGCCGCACCGACGCCGCCCGCTTTTCGGAGAGGGTCTGGTTGGTGGCGGCGGTACCGGTGTTATCGGTGTGTCCCTCGATAGTCAGCTTGAGATCGGCGTGCTGCGTCAGCATGTCACCGATAGCCTTGAGCGTCGGTGTTGATTCCCCGCGAATCCGGTCGGAACTGACGTCGAAGAGAATCCCCTGCGTGACGATCCGCCCGCTGGCGTTCAGCCCATCGTAGAGATCGCGGCCGCCGGCGGCGACGCGAAGCCCCGTAAGGAGGGCGCCGTTGTCGTCGGCGTTGGGAAGGGAGATGTGGATCTTGTCCTCGCGCGGGAAGACCAGACCATTGAGCTGGCCGACGCGGGTCGAATTGACGTACCCCTTGGCGTAGCCGCCGTCGACCATGAGGCGGCAGACCTCGAGGTCGTTCTCGCCGACCGGCACGTCCTGACCGGCTTCCTTCGGGCCATTCGGGCCGCGGCCCATGATCCGGCCATTCCCCTGGTCACATCGAAAGGTCAGCTCGCCGTCGTCGCCAAGCCGGAGATCGAGGCCGCTGCCGTTTCCGCCCGTCCGATGGAAGGTGAACTCGACCGTGAACCGCTGCGGCAGCACTTCCGGGAGCGAGACAGTCATGTCCCCTCCGGTCGTGGTGTGGAGATATTTCGTTCCCTTGATGTCGACCACCGTCACGTTCCCGCCAGTGATGTCTTCGTGGGTCGGCAGATCACCGACCTTGTCGGTCGAGAAATCGTCGAAGAAGAGAACGGTGTCGCCGGGAACGAAGTCGTAGTTGAGCCAGGCGCCCTTGCCCGGGGGATCGCTGCTCGCAGTGGCGTCGCCGGCGGTCACCGTCGCGCTGGCGGACTGGTCGGCGCTGGTCTTGTTGGCGGCCGATTGATCCTTGAGCGGTTTCCCCTTGGCATCGACGACGGTCACCTTCTTGCCGTCGGCGTGGGCCTTGTCGATGCAGTCCTGATCATTGACGGCGCAGTTGACCATGCTGTTGATCTTGGTCTGCGCGGCGTCGTTGACCGCGCCGCGGATCATGCCGCCGATCTGCGCCGACGCGGGAGCTGGTGCGGCAAGGAGCGCGAGGAGTGCCCCGGCAGAAAGAGCTGACAGTGCGAGCTTCATCGTGCGCCTCCGGATCGGTTGGTCGATGGATGTAAGCTAGCGGCGGCCGCGGAGTCGTCAACAAACACCGCAATCGGCGGCAAGCCGGCGCGGGCAGCCCGGGCGTTGAACGCCGGCACCTGCGTCGAGACAATTCGGTGCAGCTGGTCGAGCTGTACCTTGAGCTGGGCTGAGAGATCGGTAAAGATCGGGCCGATGTTGTTGGTCGGCCGGCCGCCACCGGATTCGACCGAGCCGAGAAGTGATGCGAGACGATTATTGAGCTTGATCGGGTAGTTCAGCGGGTCCTGCCCGCTCTGGTTCTTCACCTGGTAGATCGCTTCCTCAACATCGCTCAGTGAACGGGTCAGCGAGTCGGCCGCGGCCTTGACGGCGGGATCGGAAATCTTCGCCATCCGCTCGGCGATCTGTGACTTGAGTGCGCGGATCTGAACCACGGCGCCGTTTGCCTCGGAGACCTTGTCGCGAATCCGGATCGCCATCGCGAATTGCGCGGCGAGATCGGCGTCGGTTGCGTCGCGATGGAGCGGGTGCCGGAGGATCGTCAGCGGTTGCGTCTGGGACTTGCCATCGACCGTCAGGTGGACGGTGTAGCGGCCCGGCAGCGCCAGCGGTCCGCTGGTCGTCGCGCCCCAGAGAATCATTGCGGGGAAGGTGGCGGCCTCGGGATACCGGAGATCCCAATTGACCGCGTTGATCCCTTCGGTCACCGGAGCGCCCGCGGCGCGGCCCCGTCCGCGCCCACCTCCACCGCCACCACCGCCACCGCCAGCTGCGTCGCCGCGCCCGCCACCAAGCTCACCACCGCTCTTGCTGGTGAAGATCGTGTCGCCTTTCGCATCGGTGACCTGCACCGTCACCTGCTGGGCC
This is a stretch of genomic DNA from Gemmatimonadales bacterium. It encodes these proteins:
- a CDS encoding cupin domain-containing protein, with product MTTPTKHVWDDIPHEPLSPLITRKLVYNDRLMLGQVFLKTGSIVPAHEHHNEQATYILEGCLRFWIGEHADHPGDEYVDIHAGEVLLIPGGVRHRAEAIEDTLDLDVFTPPRQDWIEKTDGYLRGTK
- a CDS encoding pyridoxal-phosphate dependent enzyme; translation: MSAIAEIPIGAIKEARQRISGIAYRTPLLPDRDHAELVLKLENLQPIGSFKLRGAANAMMSAPRESLAGGVVTASAGNMAQGVAWCARSLGVPCRVVVPEGAPANKIAAIRRLGGEVISAPFDKWWQAMLDHRYPGVDGVFIHPFADAAVMAGNGTIGLEILEDDPDVDAVLVPWGGGGLACGIATAVRAINPAVKVFAVEVEAAAPLAAAFARGGAGDIEPVRSFVDGIGGRSVAPEMWQLARELLAGVLIVTAADVAAAIKGLAERNRVVAEGAGGAGVAAALKGVPGVRRPAAIVSGGNIDPEKLAVILRGGVP
- a CDS encoding sulfite exporter TauE/SafE family protein; amino-acid sequence: MTAFELSGLILGGAFLAGLLGSLTGLGGGMVIVPLLTIGFGVDLHYAIGASLISVIATSSGAAAAYVKEGYTNIRLGMLLEIATTTGALGGAFLAGVISTSVIAYLFAGMLVFSAYLSARPRVEHISVERSDPWAEPLRLTSTYPTASGLQQYGVTHVPVGFGLMFIAGILSGLLGIGSGALKVLAMDNAMRLPFKVSTTTSNFMIGVTAAASAGVYLRRGYVDPALSFPVMLGVLAGALLGARLLSHIHTRRLRQIFAVVILALAIEMVYKASSGRI
- a CDS encoding DUF1634 domain-containing protein, with product MRRLSDDEVEQAVGNLLRGGVVVAAVVTIAGAAAYLTRHGRDVVDYTAFRGPVDGLNSVGGIVGHALAGETTAIIQLGLLLLIATPVARVALSLIGFIRQSDRTYVALTAVVLAILAFSLAGGRF
- a CDS encoding prolyl oligopeptidase family serine peptidase, yielding MRSITRAAALLLSCVFANRLAAQSPDAAPAKPAAKTSGRFITPADLKSWNAIRQNVLSNDGKWFAYEVGPADGNATIVVKRTADSTHDDVRRVTGSGGGSIAISGDSHWLGFIAAPPKAAVTGGGRQGRGRGGVPAAGGAATDSTGPTKLVLVNLTTGVSKEFDRIRRFSFNAEDASWMVMQDAAAGGGGGGRGTIAGGRGAGAPAGAEGQAGGNSDLLLYNLTTGETFNMGPVGEYAFDRDGTWLAYTMSTPDRVGNGVQLRNMKSGVSKSLESAPLIYSHLAWVDSSAGLSVMRGKLDSLTRDTVFSIEAFTGFGAEGPSRQIVFDPAGRKDFPTGWKLASERAPRYATGLGTVFFGVREAPKIPRGAATGGRGGETATGAPGAGGAGAIAPGARGAAAAAGNDSIPSLILWHYKDPRLQSQQIVQEQQDRAFNYLAEYRVADNRFVQLADDSIRSVTVTNGDRFAYGVNTAPYEERASYTGRTFEDVYTVDLATGTRKLVQRKKPTGQMTGSPDGQRLLYWGRDANWWVLDLSTLDSTVITRGVPTSFVNSDDDHNNLTPPAARSFGWSNDGKYVLLSDNWDVWKVATHPGTPAVNLTGNGKHDQIRYQTVYRFDPTRPAGAPASARAGRGANPADGIDLSRPLYLATYGEWTKKEGLSRVDPDAAGAKSLFFDDAKVAITKARDADTYLYTRQTFAQYPDWHVFGPNFTAGYPLTDANPQMKELAWSSGTRLVNYVSAKGDKLQGALYLPANYQPGKQYPMVVTIYEKRSQGKNVFVSPSDTRAPDPSLYTDRGYVVFDPDIVYKVNDPGMSAVWCVVPAVKAAIATGIVDPKHVGLWGHSWGGYQTAFLVTQTDIFAAAVAGAPLTNMVSMYASIYWNTGGSDAAIFESSQGRFRGNFLENYDAYIRNSPVFHADKVHTPLMILQNDRDGAVDFNQGVTYYNTLRQLGKEVVFLEYVGENHGLAKPVNQRDYAVRMAEFFDHYLKGDPAPDWLKNGIPRLKMEEHLLARKDSLAKLLDPPPAVTAATAPGGRR
- a CDS encoding SDR family oxidoreductase, whose protein sequence is MDFGIKGKTALVCGASQGIGFSTAAALAAEGATVIICSRNEGSLERAKSRLNTGGATIDAIAADLSTEDGLKGLVDTVRERHRSVDILVPNTGGPPTGATLDIPWTAWESAATLLLRSAVELCRAFVPGMRSRKWGRVIGITSLAVKRPEPALALSNSLRAAVTGYYRTLAEEIGADGVTVNTVLPGFTETERLQALADANAKRTGASHDAIFDQWRAQSPLKRLGRPEEVAAMIAFLASDHAGFVTGQAICVDGGAVRLLL
- a CDS encoding RidA family protein, whose translation is MASDERSTVEFLPLPPTMKLPFSEAVRVGNLLYLSGQMGTDATAKLVSGGIEAETRQILTNVRAVLERRGLGLDAVVKCTVMMADMKEWPAMNQVYVEFFKPPLPARSAFGASGLALGGRVEIECIAVFDR
- a CDS encoding response regulator; the protein is MSTTTAGATDRANILLVDDQPGKLLTYEAILSDLGENLLKATSGKEALEHLLKHDITVVLMDVSMPEIDGFELAEIIRQHPRFQKTAIIFVSAVHLTDLDRVKGYASGAVDYLSVPVIPELLRAKVSVFTELYRSTREAERLNRELEQRVAERTAELEASSLKLAELADKLREADRRKDEFLALLAHELRNPLAPVRNAVSIMHLKGSLDPDLQWCRDVIERQANQLTRLVDDLLDVSRITQGKIKLRLEPVDLADVVRAAVEMSRPVIDAQHHTLSVALPEHPVLVNGDQARLTQVIANLLNNAAKYQADGGRIDLVVNAEPGLAVISVKDRGIGIAPAVQTQIFELFAQGERPADRQQGGLGVGLSLVKTLVEMHGGSVRAASRGLGRGSEFTIALPRLAEAAERPGRESAGAPEAAGQHHILVVDDNRDAADSLAMLLRLDGHQVTVAHDGHRALELARQERPAIVLLDIGLPGMDGYEVCRQVRQEQLGVGLIVAMTGYGQERDKQRARDAGFDAHTVKPVDVSELKRLLGGAPGGLQRA